AGCACGACATTGGCCGCGACGCCGTTTCGGTCGGGCGCTTCGACCGAGTGGATGATGCATCCAAGTGAGAGCAACGCAACCTGCAGACCGGAACTGTTGCTGAGCACGAACCGTTCGATCGTCTCGCCTGAAGGGGTGGCGCCAAACGACTGCCGCTCGATTCCAGAAGTTGCCATGGCTGACCGGGAACCTCCTCGCTCGTTGGGACGGCGGAAGAAGGTCAGTCGCTCCCGCCAGATGCTTGCGCGGCATCATACGTCCGGCTGGCCGCGCGGCGCTGCATCACCTGGCGTCGAACTGCGATACGGTCGTACTGCGCGGTGGCTTCGTCCAGACGCTCGCGTTCGCGCGTGAGCCGTTGCCTGGTGCGCGACTCCAACTCGTCCAGCGCGGCTTCGCCCCGTTCCTGGGATTGCCAGAGCGTGTAGGTGTCGGTGGTGGTCAGCGCTTCGATGCGCATCTCGACCGCGCGAATCTCGCGTTCGAGCCGGGCAATTTCATGCCGGGTCCAGGCGAGCCGCTGACGGGTAAGCTCGTCCGACGAAAGCGGCGAATCGAGCTGGACTTCGAGATAGATCGACTGCAACGTGGCCAGATCGCGATCGCGGTAGGCGACATTGACCCGCAACATCAGCTCTGCGCGTCGCTCGCGCTCCGCAGGGGTGCGCGCAAGATCGGGATGATGCCGCTTGGCAAGCTCGCGATAGAGCCGCAGAACCTCCGCTTCGGTTTCGATCGAGCTCATCGGTCGGGTCGGGAGATTGGACCGGCCGTTGCCGTTCGATCCAGGGCCATGAATGAACTCGCCATTCATCTCGGCTTCTGCCTGGGCCATTTCTTCCGCAACGTCGCGTTCTACCTCCGCCGGCGTCGCAGCAGGATCGGACCGTAACTTGGCGATGCGTTGCCGCATTTCGTCCAGCTCGTGCCTGACGCGGCGAATCTCGTCCTTGACATCACCGACTCGTGCCTTCACTTCCGCTGCAAAGCGGGTCAGGCCCATTTCGAGCGTGTCACGCTCGGCTTCGAGTCGTTCGAGTTCTCTTCGGCGGGATTCGAGTTCGACCTGGAGACGGGCCAGTTCGAGCTCGTCGGAGGTTGGAGCACGAAAGAGTTCTGAGGTCACGTTTTCCCTGGTTTCGGTGCGTCGCCCGGGTTCCAGCACTCCGGGCGACTGACCAGTATCCCACATAGGGGAGGGCGCAAGCCGCGGATTGTGCGTATGCGGATGGAACGATGAACCCGGCGGCACCCCGACGGCAGCGAGAAATGTCGACGGCGCCTGCCGGTTGCAAGCGCCGTCTGCCTATCTCGCACGCCTTGTTCCTGAGAAAACCTGGCGTGATGCCAGCGATGAGCGTTTCGCTAGAAACCGCGGACGTTCTGCAGAATCACCCGGATCGGAACGCTGTACTCAGCAGCAAAACTCTCGGGTGTCATGCCGAGCGATTCGATGCCGCTCGTGTACTTCGCAAGATACGCCGCGTAATGCGCGGAGGGATTGGTCGACTCGTCGACCACTGCCGTTCCAGAGAGGACCACCATCGAACCGCCGTAGGCGTCGGAGTTGAAGTTGATCGAGACCGCGGCGTTCGAAGCAATATTGCGCAATTTGGTCTTGTTCGGCTGGCTGTAGATCAACAAAGTGCCGTCGTCCTCATAAAGAAACCAGATGAGGCTCGGGAACGGCCGGCCATCGCCATTGACGGTGGTCAGCCATGCTACCTGATCGTTTGCGAGGTGGTGAGCTACGCGCTTCCCGAAGTCAGTCGAGGTGTCGAGGGAAAATGCCATGGAGCCTCCTGCGATGCCTGGGCTGGGCAACAAACGCGCCCCGCCATTCGGCGCGGCGCGTACGACCATTGTAGCTAGAGCCGGTCGAGCCAGCCCGATTCTGGTTGCATGAGACCGACGACACCGCCGGTGGGGTCGGCGATCCAGGCAGTGCGCCCCACGCCAGGAACCGTGTTGGCCGGATGGATGATCCTTCCGCCAAGTTCGACCGCATGCGCGATGGTGGCATCGATATCGGACGTCTCGACGCTCATGATCCAGGCCGATCGTTCCGGAGACTCGCCAGGTTGAAACAGACCGGCGACCGGGGCGCCATTTGCCTTGGCGACTGTGTAGGGATTGGGGCCGTCACCCATCGGCACGAGCTCCCACCCGGCGATCTCCCGGTAGAACGCCGAGGCAGCTTCCAGGTCGTTGGTGATGAGCTCGTTCCAGATGACATGCCCCGGCCCGCGATCATATGCGGACTCAGTCGTCCACAGTTCGGACGACGGCTGGTAAAGATAGAAAGACGCGCCGGTCGGATCATCGAGCACGGAAAGCTTGCCGATACCGGGGATTTCCATGAGTTCGACATAGAAGTTAGCGCCCAGATCTCGCGCCCGCTCCATGCGATCATCGATGCCGGTGACCTGGATGTATCCCATCCAGGCGCTCCGGCCGGACTCGGTCTGGTACGGCAAGCAGCCGCCGAGACCACGTCCGTCCAGCGTCACCGTTCGATACCCATCGGGCGGGCGGGCTTCGGCCGAAAACTCCCACCCGAACAATCCGCTGTAGAACGGGCTTGTGGCGGCCTCATCGACCGCCATCAGGTCATACCAGACAAACAGACCGTCGCCACGATACCGACGCAACGATGCCGCCATCGCCTAGCTCGCGGCCGGATCTGCGGGTTGCAAGATGCCGAAGACCGCGCCGGTCGGATCGGCAAGCCAGGCGATGGTGCCGATTGGTGGCAACGGCATCGGCGGGACGATGACTGATCCACCGGACTTCGTCGCCAGGTCGGCCGTTGCCTGCGCATCCCGTGTCTCGACATAGAAGACCCACGCGTCGGGCGCTTCTGGTGTTGGTTTCGGCAGGATGTTGGCGAACATCTCGCCGTCCTGCTTGAAGATCCTCGCCGAGAGTTCGCCCATGTTCTCGACCTCGGCCGAGTATCCAAAAATCGAGGAATAGAAGTTGCCGGAGGCATCAGGATCGCCAGAAACCAGTTCGTGCCAAACGATGCAACCGTGGCCTTCACCACGATCCGGCGCCGCTCCGCCATCCGCGTAGGTCAGGAAGCCTACGGCAGCGCCCTGCGGGTCCATGAGCACCGCAAAGCGGCCGGTTCCAGGAATGTCGGCAGGCTCCATGATGACCGTCGCCCCGAGCTCGGAGGCCTTCGCGGTTGCCTTGTCGACGTCATCGGACTCCAGGAAAACGAGCCAGAACGATGGCTGGTCGGCCTCATCGGGTCCTTGCTGGTGAGAGCCAGCGAACATCTGGCCGTTGTCGGCCCGGTTGAGCAAGTGATAGGTGTATTCGGGACCCATCTCGACGGCGGTAGACGTCCATCCGAAGAGCGTGTTGTAGAAAGCTTCGGCCTTGCCTCGGTCCTTGGAATGCAGTTCGTCCCAGGCGATGGCGTCGCGTGTCATAGTTGCGCTCACTGTTTCTCCTAACGCTTTTCCCATTTGCCAATACTACGGGGCGGAGCCCATCCTAGAACGGATGTTCTCACCTGTCAAGAGGGGAAATGGCCTATTTTCCGAGTTTCCCGATCAATGGTGGCGCGAGCTCGAAGGCGACCATCTTGCACCTCCGGGAACATCGGAACGGATGGTCGTAAACGTCGCCACCGCGTCGAGTGTCAGTCGGCCGGCGTTAGCGCCGGTTCGGCGACCTGGCGAATTGCTTCGAGAATCACACTTGGCGGTTGCGCGCCGTTGAGCGCAAGGCGCCCATCGAAGATGAAAAACGGGACGCCGGTGACACCTTGTTGGGAGACCTGGCGAGCGATGCTGTGCACCTCCGCGGCGCCCTCGCCGGCCTGGAGACGCCGACGAGTCTCCTCGCGGTCGAGCCCGGCAGCCCCGGCCAGTTCCACCAGGGTATCGAGATCAGTGATGTCCTTGCCCTGCAGAAAATAGGCGTCGTAGATGGCCGTGGAGAGCGCGCCGCGGGTTTCGTCTGGGGCGATGAAGATCAACTGATGCGCCAGCGTGGTATTTGGCGATTTACCGACCAGGTCCCAGCGGAACTCCAGCCCGGAGGCCTGACCGGCCTGCGAAACCCGATCGAACATGGCGTCGAGCGGCACGCCCTGGAACTTCTGGGCCAGGTGATCGCGGAAGTTCTTTCCTTCGGCAGGCAATGAGGGATCGAGAAAGAACGGCAGATAGGTCACCGACACCGGCAGTCCGGTCCATTGCTCGAGCGCAGCATCGAGGTTGGCTTTGCCGATACGGCACCAGGGGCAGGCGAAATCGGCAATCATCGTCACTGCGAGCGATTCGGAACCGTTCATGGGTTCGGTCATGATAAAGGGCATCTCCTTGCTGCGCGAAATTGCAGCTACTTACGAATAGTAACCTATTGATGCCGCGGTTTACCATGTGACATCACCGCGGAAAGGAGACAGGCGTTGACCAATTTCTCGAAGAGCTGGCTCGATCTGCCTGAGCCGCCGCCAGTCGTCGCCATGTACGAGATGGTGCTCGAGGTGGCCGATCTGACAGAGTCGGAACGCTTCTACACGGAAGCGATCGGCCTGCCGGTCGCGACGCGCTGGGGAGACGAGCGACCGGCCACCTGGTTGTCACTCGGCAATGAAGGGTTCCTCGGACTGTGGCCGGTGGAATCCGGGGGCGCGGTGGCCATTCACAATGGCCGCGGCGGCGCGCACGTGCATTTCGCGCTGCGCATCCCGGCCGGAACGATCGATCAGGCGCAAGCCCGGCTCGAAGAATTGGGTTTTGCGGTCGAGCGAGTCGATTTCGGCAACGGCAATGTGGCAATTTACCTGGACGATCCGGATGGTAACGTCGTGGAGTTGACGGAGATTCGTCTGCTCTGGGACGGTACTGCCGCCTCGGTCATGTGAGAGCGTCCAGCACGGAAACACGGCACGTCGAGCATGCGAATACACCATCCCAGATGACGACTCTTGCCGTCTGAGAAGGCTCGTTCGCTTCCCTACCGCTTGACGCGACACAAAACCGCTCTATCATGCCGAAAGCGGACACGTTTCTCGTGAGTCCATCGAGGCGCACCAGGAAGGAGCGGCCATGATCGTCGTTCGCACGGAGCTTCAAGCCAAGTTCGGATACGGCAGCGTCCTGACAGGGATGATTGCGGAAGCGATCGAGTCCCTCACCGAATTCGAAGAGCTACAGGGAATTCGCTGGCGGGTGATGAGCGGCCTGACCGGCAACTTCGACATGGTGACGCTGGAAGTCGAGACCGAAAGCCTGCAGACCTGGGACCGGCTGCGATTGATCGTTTTCTCGGTGCCGGGGTTCGTCGATGCAATGAACGCCGCGCAGGACATTACCGTGTCGGGCACTCAGCAGTTTCTCAACATCGAAGCCAGCGACCTCGACTACTGATCCGCGGGCGTGTTTGGGTTCGTCTGCGCGGTGGAAGAGCCCGGCAGAGAAACCCTTCTTTCGCAGGATGTGCGTTCCGTGGTTCGAACGCGAGAATCGATCTGAACACATGGCGACGTCTGCCAGACCCATTTCGATTGCTATCTCTTGACCGGCAACGAACCATCGCCATGCGTCATCCATGACGAGAGCTGCAGCGATCGCTCGAGCGCGGGCGGCGGAGCATGCGCGCCCTTGCAACCGTAGCGTCAGCTCTGCCGAGATGAATCCGAACCAAACGTGAGCTGCAGCGTGCGCGCCTCCTGCTGGTCCAGGTCGACAACGCGAATCGCATGGTTGTGGGTGTCGGCGATGTAGAGCAACCCCTCATGCAGCGCCAGTCCCGATGGCTCGCGGAACTCGGCGTCGAGCGCATCGCCGTCGACCAGGCCCTGTTCGCCCGTCCCGGCGATAGTCGAGGATTCTCGACGTACAGGATCGACGCGCTTGATCTTGTTGTTGAACGTGTCGGCCAGATAGAGCACTGGTTGGCCGTCCTCTTCGGTCGCGGCAATTCCTTGCGGATGTTGCAATCGGACACTGTCGCCGATCGCGTCGAGATCGCCGAAATAGAAAAGTCCTCGTCCCAGCAGCCGCCGCACACGTCCGCTGTCGCAATCGAGCGCGCGCACCGCCGACGATTCGGCATCGGCCACGCAGACCGTCCGTCCGAGGGCAGCGAGCCCCATCGGCTGGGCGAACGTGGCATTGGCGAAACGATCATCGTGAATCGATTCGACCCCGGTTCCGGCCATGATTGCGAGACGCTCGGTGGCAGGATCGTAGCTCCAGACCTGGTGCAGACCCGCCATGGCGATCAGATAGCGCTCCTCGAACCAGATCACATCCCAGGGTGACGCAAGAGCAATTTCGCGCGCTGGGCCACCAACGGCAGGCAACCCGCGTTGGCCGGTGCCGGCGACGGTGCTCACCGTACCGGCAGCAAGATCGATACGACGAAGCAGATGGTTTCCGGCATCGGCAACGACGATCGACTGGCCGTCCGGGCTGAACGCGATCCCCTGGGGATGGGTGAATGTGGCGACGGAGAAATCCCCGTCATCGGCCCCTGGGAGACCGGTGCCGATCGTGGTCAGGACGATGCCGTCGAGCGTCGCAATGAGGATGCGGTGATTGCCGGAATCGGCAATGACAAGACGGTGCTGGATGGGGTCGACAACGACCTTGGCCGGGAAACGCAGCGTGGTGTGCCCAGAGCGAATTCGCTCGCTATCTTCCACCGGGTCCTGCTGCTGCGATCCCGGTCGTGAACGTGGGTGCTCCGATGCCGGGTCCACGGCTTCGGCCGAGGTGACAAGCGCTTCGATGAACGCATGCACGCGGTCATAGTCGAACTCGCCAGCGTGCCGCGCGACGACACGCCCTCGCTGGTCGATGAAGATGAGGGTCGGCCAGGCATCGACAGCGTATGACTGCCAAATGGCGTAGTCGGGATCGGAGACGACGGGGTGATGAATACCGAGCCGGTCGATCGCAAGCGCGAGGCGATCAGGATCCTTTTCCGCGGAGAATTTCGGCGTATGCACGCCGATGATCTGGAGCTGATCAGGGAACGCAAGGTGCAGCCGGTGCAGATTGGGCAGGATGTGCATGCAATTGATGCATCCAGAGGTCCAGAAATCGAGCAGCACGACCCTTCCGCGCAATTCGGAGAGTTGGATCGGCGCGCTGCCAATCCAAACGGCGTCCCCGGGGAAGTCCGGGGCGCGCACAGCGCCGGCGTAGGAGGCGGGATCACGATCCATCGAGGACTCTCCGGAACAGGGCGGCAGCGTACAATTCATCCCAATGCGCCCCAGCATCGGCGGGAGATGCGGCGTTGGCGTTGCTTCAGTCTACCCGCGGGAACCCAGATGGCATCACAGACCGGCAGATTTCGCTCGTTTCTCGATGGATTGGTCGAGCCACAACCGGCCGATCCGACCGTGCGCACAACGCTGAGCCGTGTGGCGGAACCCGCCACGCACGAATCGGGAGCGCAGGCACCGGCCATTCCGCTTCGGCGGCAAATCGACAACTACATCGCGCTCACCAAGCCGGGGATCCTGACACTCCTGCTGGCAACCGAGCTCGCCGCCATGATGGTGGCCGCAGCGGGGCTCCCGCCGTTTCGCATTGTCGTTGCCGGCATGTTGGGCGGGTTGCTCGCGGCCGCTGGCGCAAACGTGCTGAACTGCTATATCGACCGGGACATCGACCGCAAGATGTCGCGCACACAGCATCGCGCCACTGCAACCGGAGAAATCTCCCCGCGCAACGCGCTGATCTATGGGCTGGCCCTAAACGTGCTGGCAGTGCTGATCCTCGGATTTGGAACGAACTGGTTCGCGGCCGGTTTGGCCGCCCTGGGCAGCTTCTACTACGTGGTGGTCTATTCCTACTACCTGAAGCGCCGTTCGGAACAGAACATCGTGATCGGTGGAACGGCAGGGGCAATCCCGCCGCTGGTCGGCTGGGCAGCCGTGACCGGATCGCTTGCCGTGGCGCCGGTGTTGATGTTCGCCATCATCTACTACTGGACCCCACCGCATTTCTGGGCGTTGTCGTTGCTGAAGCAGGGCGAGTATGACCGCGCCGGGGTTCCGATGCTCCCGCTCGTCGTCGGCGAAGAGGAAACCCGCAAGCAGCTCTTGCTCTATACATTTCTCCTGGCCTCGGTGTCTCTGCTCATTACCCCGTTCGGACTCGGTGAGATCTATCTGGTTTCGGCGCTGGTGCTGAATGCGATCTTCCTCGCACTGGCATACGGGCTCTATCGCAAGGGCACCAAGAAGCTCGCGCGGCAGACATTCTTCTATTCGCTCTGGTATCTGGCGTTGCTTTTTGGAGCGATGGTGTTCGATCGGATGATCCTGCCGGCGTAGTGGGTGATAGGCAAGAGGCAGCGGGCAAGAGGCAACAGGCAAAAGGCAATGGGCAATGCGACCCACGACTGGCGGCCGGCCACTGACGACTGACAACTGACAACCAGCAACTGAGTTGCGGAACTCCGAAAATTCCAGGGGCGTGCACTACTATTGATGGGTGTGGGCGTGAAATCGGTCATTCGGGCCGTCTTGCCACGTGCGCCCGTTTCGAGCGATTTCTGAATGGAAGCTGATTTCATCGCCAAGATCGCCAGCATCGTGCTCATCGATCTGGTGCTCTCGGGCGATAACGCGGTTGTGATCGGGATGGCCGCGCGGAGCTTGCCGCCCGATGCCCGCAAACGCGCGATCCTGTTCGGTGGCCTTGGGGCGGTCGTGCTGCGTGTGACGTTCACCATCCTGGCAGCGTTGTTGCTGGATATCCCCCTGTTGCGGGCAATTGGCGGCGTGCTGCTGCTCTGGATCGCCTACAAACTGGTGCGCCCGCATGAGGACGCGCACAACGTTTCCGAAGCTGAGTCGCTCATCGCCGCCGTCAAGACCATCATCCTGGCCGACTTCGTGATGAGTCTGGACAACATTCTCGCGGTCGGCGGCGCATCCGAAGGTCATTTGGGACTGCTGATCTTCGGCTTGATCTTCTCGATCCCGATTCTGATGCTGGGCAGCGAGCTGGTAGCGCGCATTCTCGGACGCTTGCCAATCCTGCTCTATGTCGGCGTGGTCGTGCTCGTGTTGACCGCGACACGCATGATCCTGCACGACGACGTAGTCAAGGAGTACTTCCACGCGGGCCCCATCGAAACGGTCATCCTGGCGGCGCTCCTTTCGGCAGCGATCATCTGGCTCGGGTTGCGTGCGGGGAAGTCGCTTCCGCCGCCTCCGCCCACGGCAGAATCACCGGCATAGCGCGACATCCTCCTGGCGGGCAATCCACGGGTCCATGTTGCGCACGTCGATGAACCCAGTATCTCGAACTCACATCTGGAACGGCTGCACAGGCAACCCAGTGCCGACACAGCCGCTCCAGAACATGCGCAGCACGGCCGATCCACGATCTGCCGCACGTTCTCGTCCGAACTGACGTCCCTATTTCCGGCCAGCAGATACGTCCGTAGCCGGATCGATGCCGAACAAGATGGGCGTTGAGCCTATCTCCGCGGATTCGACCGGCATGCTCTGCCCTGAGAAGAGTTGCGCCGAGGACACATTCCCTGGAGTCGGCTGGATCAGATCGGAGATCGATCCGACCGTCTGCGGAGCGCATGCGTATCCGTCCCAAACCAGGCCATCGACACA
Above is a window of Thermomicrobiales bacterium DNA encoding:
- a CDS encoding TIGR03667 family PPOX class F420-dependent oxidoreductase, whose product is MAFSLDTSTDFGKRVAHHLANDQVAWLTTVNGDGRPFPSLIWFLYEDDGTLLIYSQPNKTKLRNIASNAAVSINFNSDAYGGSMVVLSGTAVVDESTNPSAHYAAYLAKYTSGIESLGMTPESFAAEYSVPIRVILQNVRGF
- a CDS encoding VOC family protein, translating into MRRYRGDGLFVWYDLMAVDEAATSPFYSGLFGWEFSAEARPPDGYRTVTLDGRGLGGCLPYQTESGRSAWMGYIQVTGIDDRMERARDLGANFYVELMEIPGIGKLSVLDDPTGASFYLYQPSSELWTTESAYDRGPGHVIWNELITNDLEAASAFYREIAGWELVPMGDGPNPYTVAKANGAPVAGLFQPGESPERSAWIMSVETSDIDATIAHAVELGGRIIHPANTVPGVGRTAWIADPTGGVVGLMQPESGWLDRL
- a CDS encoding VOC family protein, whose translation is MSATMTRDAIAWDELHSKDRGKAEAFYNTLFGWTSTAVEMGPEYTYHLLNRADNGQMFAGSHQQGPDEADQPSFWLVFLESDDVDKATAKASELGATVIMEPADIPGTGRFAVLMDPQGAAVGFLTYADGGAAPDRGEGHGCIVWHELVSGDPDASGNFYSSIFGYSAEVENMGELSARIFKQDGEMFANILPKPTPEAPDAWVFYVETRDAQATADLATKSGGSVIVPPMPLPPIGTIAWLADPTGAVFGILQPADPAAS
- a CDS encoding DsbA family oxidoreductase; translated protein: MTEPMNGSESLAVTMIADFACPWCRIGKANLDAALEQWTGLPVSVTYLPFFLDPSLPAEGKNFRDHLAQKFQGVPLDAMFDRVSQAGQASGLEFRWDLVGKSPNTTLAHQLIFIAPDETRGALSTAIYDAYFLQGKDITDLDTLVELAGAAGLDREETRRRLQAGEGAAEVHSIARQVSQQGVTGVPFFIFDGRLALNGAQPPSVILEAIRQVAEPALTPAD
- a CDS encoding VOC family protein, which codes for MTNFSKSWLDLPEPPPVVAMYEMVLEVADLTESERFYTEAIGLPVATRWGDERPATWLSLGNEGFLGLWPVESGGAVAIHNGRGGAHVHFALRIPAGTIDQAQARLEELGFAVERVDFGNGNVAIYLDDPDGNVVELTEIRLLWDGTAASVM
- a CDS encoding thioredoxin-like domain-containing protein — its product is MDRDPASYAGAVRAPDFPGDAVWIGSAPIQLSELRGRVVLLDFWTSGCINCMHILPNLHRLHLAFPDQLQIIGVHTPKFSAEKDPDRLALAIDRLGIHHPVVSDPDYAIWQSYAVDAWPTLIFIDQRGRVVARHAGEFDYDRVHAFIEALVTSAEAVDPASEHPRSRPGSQQQDPVEDSERIRSGHTTLRFPAKVVVDPIQHRLVIADSGNHRILIATLDGIVLTTIGTGLPGADDGDFSVATFTHPQGIAFSPDGQSIVVADAGNHLLRRIDLAAGTVSTVAGTGQRGLPAVGGPAREIALASPWDVIWFEERYLIAMAGLHQVWSYDPATERLAIMAGTGVESIHDDRFANATFAQPMGLAALGRTVCVADAESSAVRALDCDSGRVRRLLGRGLFYFGDLDAIGDSVRLQHPQGIAATEEDGQPVLYLADTFNNKIKRVDPVRRESSTIAGTGEQGLVDGDALDAEFREPSGLALHEGLLYIADTHNHAIRVVDLDQQEARTLQLTFGSDSSRQS
- a CDS encoding heme o synthase; translation: MASQTGRFRSFLDGLVEPQPADPTVRTTLSRVAEPATHESGAQAPAIPLRRQIDNYIALTKPGILTLLLATELAAMMVAAAGLPPFRIVVAGMLGGLLAAAGANVLNCYIDRDIDRKMSRTQHRATATGEISPRNALIYGLALNVLAVLILGFGTNWFAAGLAALGSFYYVVVYSYYLKRRSEQNIVIGGTAGAIPPLVGWAAVTGSLAVAPVLMFAIIYYWTPPHFWALSLLKQGEYDRAGVPMLPLVVGEEETRKQLLLYTFLLASVSLLITPFGLGEIYLVSALVLNAIFLALAYGLYRKGTKKLARQTFFYSLWYLALLFGAMVFDRMILPA
- a CDS encoding TerC family protein → MEADFIAKIASIVLIDLVLSGDNAVVIGMAARSLPPDARKRAILFGGLGAVVLRVTFTILAALLLDIPLLRAIGGVLLLWIAYKLVRPHEDAHNVSEAESLIAAVKTIILADFVMSLDNILAVGGASEGHLGLLIFGLIFSIPILMLGSELVARILGRLPILLYVGVVVLVLTATRMILHDDVVKEYFHAGPIETVILAALLSAAIIWLGLRAGKSLPPPPPTAESPA